A region from the Indicator indicator isolate 239-I01 chromosome 4, UM_Iind_1.1, whole genome shotgun sequence genome encodes:
- the LOC128981430 gene encoding disintegrin and metalloproteinase domain-containing protein 21-like: MEALLGLLVLLGLAGCPAALRDLSPGGLRVTATWVTMPRQLSPRAATSAPAVSYWLELAGQPRVLSLRPRRGLVSRPITLVTYGQDGARWEEHPFVQDDCFYQGEVRGSPGSLVALSTCGRGLHGVLWVEGGTYEIEPIPDDPLYRHLLHRMEAACSPVGPTCGPNLVGMQHQKASLPWFKAPEVEEEETLEDWWTHIRYVKIAVVVDYVRFVKSGRKESEVLRQVLEIINIGDSLYKQLSVQLFLVGLEIWTKTNFINITDSAPKTLSDFNKWRRSDLSPRMPHDTAHLFAFQRFGKNLGLAYVGSICDNQWSSAISSFTDRKLSLLVNTFVHELGHILGMQHDEKNCKCRREKCIMYESSADTDAFSDCSYKDYFNQLARDSNCIRQPPAPGTYYTMKREYCGNRIVESGEQCDCGSESDCRKDPCCHPNCMFTKGSVCASGKCCKSCQVLPAGTLCRASTGDCDLPEYCNGTSPQCLPDVYVQDGTPCKGGSYCYRGKCSSHSKQCQDLFGKQARPAPLDCFKAVNTQGDRFGNCGIRNNIHFTKCSIENILCGRIQCENIHKLPVLRNHVTLVQTPVGDKKCWGFDYHVGMPIADMGAVEDGTPCGRDMLCINRTCTSVSLLNYDCNVTKCHGRGVCNNRKNCHCWYGWDPPYCEQEGFGGSIDSGPPPPREIFQTEKIVKILLSLVFPFILCVTLIICYKQEIVGWFRKKKVQIHLR, translated from the coding sequence AtggaggcactgctggggctgctggtacTGCTGGGCCTGGCGGGgtgccctgctgccctcaggGACCTTTCACCAGGGGGGCTGCGTGTCACTGCTACATGGGTGACGATGCCGCGGCAGCTGAGCCCCCGGGCCGCTACCAGCGCCCCGGCCGTCTCCTACTGGCTGGAGCTGGCGGGGCAGCCGCGGGTGCTGAGCCTGCGGCCCAGGCGGGGCCTGGTCTCCCGCCCCATCACCTTGGTCACTTATGGCCAGGACGGGGCCCGCTGGGAGGAGCACCCCTTCGTGCAGGACGACTGCTTCTACCAGGGCGAGGTGCGGGGAAGCCCCGGCTCCCTAgtggccctcagcacctgcGGCAGGGGCCTCCATGGCGTTCTCTGGGTGGAGGGTGGCACCTACGAGATCGAGCCCATCCCCGATGATCCGTTGTACCGGCACCTCCTGCACCGCATGGAGGCGGCCTGCAGCCCCGTGGGCCCCACCTGTGGGCCGAACTTGGTGGGGATGCAGCACCAAAAGGCTTCGCTGCCCTGGTTCAAGGCCCccgaggtggaggaggaggagacgcTGGAGGACTGGTGGACACACATCAGGTATGTGAAGATAGCAGTGGTCGTGGACTACGTGCGGTTTGTGAAGTCAGGCAGGAAGGAATCTGAAGTCTTGAGGCAAGTCCTAGAAATCATCAACATTGGGGACTCACTGTATAAACAGCTTTCTGTTCAGCTGTTTCTTGTCGGATTGGAGATCTGGACCAAAACCAACTTTATAAACATTACTGACTCTGCCCCGAAGACACTTAGTGATTTTAACAAATGGCGAAGGTCAGACCTGTCTCCACGAATGCCCCATGATACCGCTCACTTATTTGCCTTTCAGAGGTTTGGAAAGAACCTGGGGCTGGCTTATGTAGGGTCCATATGTGATAATCAGTGGTCATcagcaatttcttccttcacTGATAGGAAATTGTCCTTGCTTGTTAACACATTTGTTCATGAGCTGGGCCATATTCTTGGGATGCAGCATGACGAAAAGAACTGTAAATGCAGACGAGAGAAATGCATTATGTATGAAAGCAGTGCCGACACTGATGCATTCAGTGACTGCAGTTACAAAGACTACTTTAACCAGCTTGCGCGTGATTCCAACTGCATTCGTCAGCcaccagcacctggcacttACTACACCATGAAGCGTGAATACTGTGGGAATAGGATAGTAGAAAGTGGAGAGCAATGTGACTGTGGTTCAGAGTCAGACTGCAGAAAGGATCCTTGTTGTCACCCAAACTGTATGTTTACTAAAGGTTCAGTCTGtgcttctggaaaatgctgtAAGAGCTGTCAGGTCCTTCCAGCAGGAACACTTTGCAGAGCTAGTACTGGTGACTGTGACCTGCCAGAGTATTGCAATGGGACTTCCCCTCAGTGCCTGCCAGATGTATACGTACAAGATGGAACCCCTTGCAAAGGTGGTTCTTACTGCTATCGAGGAAAATGCTCTTCCCACAGCAAGCAGTGCCAAGATCTCTTTGGCAAACAAGCCAGGCCTGCTCCTTTAGACTGCTTCAAAGCAGTGAATACTCAGGGTGACCGGTTTGGGAATTGTGGTATTCGTAACAATATCCATTTCACAAAATGCAGCATTGAGAACATCTTATGTGGCAGGATCCAGTGTGAAAACATACACAAGTTACCTGTCTTGCGGAACCATGTAAcgctagtccaaacccctgttGGAGATAAAAAGTGTTGGGGTTTTGACTATCATGTAGGGATGCCAATAGCTGACATGGGAGCTGTGGAAGATGGCACACCATGTGGTAGGGATATGCTTTGTATCAATAGGACGTGTACCAGTGTATCACTGCTGAACTACGACTGTAATGTGACAAAGTGTCATGGCAGAGGAGTGTGTAACAACCGTAAGAACTGTCATTGCTGGTATGGATGGGATCCTCCATATTGTGAACAGGAAGGATTTGGAGGTAGCATTGACAGTGGACCTCCTCCACCCAGGGAGatttttcagacagaaaaaatagtaaaaatacTACTGAGTCTTGTTTTCCCCTTTATCCTTTGTGTAACCCTTATCATATGTTACAAACAAGAAATAGTGGGATGGTTTAGGAAGAAAAAGGTCCAAATCCACCTAAGGTAG
- the MED6 gene encoding mediator of RNA polymerase II transcription subunit 6 isoform X1, whose protein sequence is MAAVDIRDNLLGISWVDSSWIPVLNNGNVLDYFSERSNPFYDRTCNNEVIKMQRMTLDHLNQMVGVEYILLHTQEPILFIIRKQQRQSPTQVIPLADYYIIAGVIYQAPDLGSVINSRVLTAVHGIQSAFEEAMSYCRYHPSKGYWWHFKDQEEREKAKPKAKKKEEPSSIFQRQRVDALLLDLRQKFPPRFVQQKPGEKPIPVDQIKKEPEPAPEAVKPEEKETVKNAQQSSGTKGPPEKRMRLQ, encoded by the exons ATGGCGGCGGTGGATATACGAG aTAATCTCTTGGGAATTTCCTGGGTTGACAGCTCCTGGATTCCAGTATTAAACAATGGGAATGTGTTGGACTATTTCTCAGAGCGAAGTAACCCATTCTACGATCGAACGTGTAACAATGAAGTCATCAAAATGCAAAGGATGACCTTGGACCATTTGAA CCAGATGGTTGGAGTGGAATATATCCTTCTTCATACTCAAGAACCCATTCTCTTCATTATCCGCAAACAGCAAAGGCAATCTCCAACACAAG TTATTCCATTGGCTGACTACTACATTATTGCTGGAGTGATTTATCAGGCACCTGACTTAGGCTCTGTCATTAACTCCAGAGTT CTCACTGCAGTGCATGGAATTCAGTCTGCTTTTGAAGAAGCTATGTCCTACTGTCGCTATCACCCATCCAAGGGCTACTGGTGGCATTTCAAAGATCAAGAGGAACGAG AGAAAGCTAAACCTAAAgccaagaagaaagaagaaccAAGTTCTATTTTCCAAAGGCAACGGGTAGATGCTTTGCTTTTAGACCTCAGACAGAAGTTTCCTCCCAGATTTGTTCAG caaaagcctggagaaaagcctATCCCAG TGGATCAGATCAAGAAAGAGCCAGAACCAGCCCCTGAAGCTGTCAAACCAGAGGAAAAAGAGACTGTTAAGAATGCTCAGCAGAGTTCTGGCACTAAAGGACCACCTGAAAAACGGATGAGACTCCAGTGA
- the MED6 gene encoding mediator of RNA polymerase II transcription subunit 6 isoform X2: protein MAAVDIRDNLLGISWVDSSWIPVLNNGNVLDYFSERSNPFYDRTCNNEVIKMQRMTLDHLNQMVGVEYILLHTQEPILFIIRKQQRQSPTQVIPLADYYIIAGVIYQAPDLGSVINSRVLTAVHGIQSAFEEAMSYCRYHPSKGYWWHFKDQEERAKAWRKAYPSGSDQERARTSP, encoded by the exons ATGGCGGCGGTGGATATACGAG aTAATCTCTTGGGAATTTCCTGGGTTGACAGCTCCTGGATTCCAGTATTAAACAATGGGAATGTGTTGGACTATTTCTCAGAGCGAAGTAACCCATTCTACGATCGAACGTGTAACAATGAAGTCATCAAAATGCAAAGGATGACCTTGGACCATTTGAA CCAGATGGTTGGAGTGGAATATATCCTTCTTCATACTCAAGAACCCATTCTCTTCATTATCCGCAAACAGCAAAGGCAATCTCCAACACAAG TTATTCCATTGGCTGACTACTACATTATTGCTGGAGTGATTTATCAGGCACCTGACTTAGGCTCTGTCATTAACTCCAGAGTT CTCACTGCAGTGCATGGAATTCAGTCTGCTTTTGAAGAAGCTATGTCCTACTGTCGCTATCACCCATCCAAGGGCTACTGGTGGCATTTCAAAGATCAAGAGGAACGAG caaaagcctggagaaaagcctATCCCAG TGGATCAGATCAAGAAAGAGCCAGAACCAGCCCCTGA